Proteins encoded together in one Eubalaena glacialis isolate mEubGla1 chromosome 7, mEubGla1.1.hap2.+ XY, whole genome shotgun sequence window:
- the SLC29A1 gene encoding equilibrative nucleoside transporter 1 isoform X2, translating to MSPKKSLQQAPEGGSYQPGITKNAITMTTSHQPQDRYKAVWLIFFMLGLGTLLPWNFFMTATAYFTNRLDMSHNASLVPAEPSKDIQASASPSAPSPERNYLSAIFNNVMTLCAMLPLLLFTCLNSFLHQRIPQSVRILGSLVAILLVFLITAILVKVPLDAPPFFVITMIKIMFINSFGAILQGSLFGLAGLLPASYTAPIMSGQGLAGFFASVAMICAIASGSELSESAFGYFITACGVIILTIACYLGLPRLEFYRYYQQLKLEGPGEQETKLDLISKGEESKAGQEEAGVSAPNSQPTNKSHSVCAILRNILVPALSVCFVFTITIGMFPAVAAEVKSSIAGTSAWRDYFIPVSCFLTFNIFDWLGRSLTAFTMWPGKDSRWLPILVLARLAFVPLLLLCNVHPRHNLAVVFEHDAWFIFFMAAFAFSNGYLASLCMCFGPKKVKPAEAETAGAIMAFFLSLGLALGAIFSFLFRAIV from the exons ATGTCCCCTAAGAAGTCCCTGCAG caagcaccggaggGAGGAAGCTATCAGCCAGGCATAACCAAGAACGCCATCACCATGACAACCAGTCACCAGCCTCAGGACAG GTACAAAGCCGTCTGGCTTATCTTCTTCATGCTGGGTCTGGGGACGCTGCTGCCCTGGAATTTTTTCATGACAGCCACTGCG TATTTCACAAACCGCCTGGACATGTCCCACAATGCGTCCTTGGTCCCTGCTGAACCGAGCAAGGACATCCAGGCCTCGGCCAGCCCCTCAGCACCCTCGCCAGAGCGGAACTATCTCAGCGCCATCTTCAACAACGTCATGACCTTATGTGCCATGCTGCCCCTACTGCTGTTCACCTGCCTAAACTCCTTCCTGCATCAGAG GATCCCCCAGTCTGTGCGGATCCTGGGCAGCCTGGTGGCCATCCTGTTGGTGTTCCTGATCACTGCCATCCTGGTGAAGGTGCCCCTGGATGCTCCGCCCTTCTTTGTCATCACCATGATCAAGATCATGTTCATTAACT CGTTCGGTGCCATCCTGCAGGGCAGCCTGTTTGGCCTGGCCGGCCTCCTGCCCGCCAGCTACACAGCCCCCATCATGAGTGGTCAGGGCCTGGCAGGCTTCTTTGCCTCTGTGGCCATGATCTGCGCCATCGCCA GTGGCTCAGAGCTGTCGGAAAGTGCCTTCGGCTATTTTATCACAGCCTGTGGGGTTATCATTTTGACGATCGCCTGTTATCTGGGCCTGCCGAGGCTG GAATTCTACCGCTATTACCAGCAACTCAAGCTCGAAGGGCCTGGGGAGCAGGAGACCAAGCTGGACCTCATTAGCAAAG GAGAGGAGTCAAAAGCAGGCCAAGAGGAGGCTGGAGTTTCAGCCCCCAACTCTCAGCCCACCAACAAAAGCCACTCTGTCTGCGCCATCCTCAGAAAT ATCTTAGTCCCGGCGCTCTCCGTCTGCTTCGTCTTCACCATCACCATTGGGATGTTTCCTGCCGTGGCTGCTGAGGTCAAGTCCAGCATTGCGGGCACCAGCGCCTGGA GAGACTACTTCATTCCTGTGTCCTGTTTCTTGACTTTCAATATCTTTGACTGGCTGGGCCGGAGCCTCACAGCCTTCACCATGTGG cctgggaaggaCAGCCGCTGGCTGCCGATCCTGGTGCTGGCCCGGCTGGCCTTCGTGCCCCTGCTGCTGCTGTGTAACGTCCATCCCCGCCACAACCTGGCTGTGGTCTTTGAGCACGATGCCTGGTTCATCTTCTTCATGGCTGCCTTCGCCTTCTCCAACGGCTATCTCGCCAGTCTCTGCATGTGCTTTGGGCCCAA GAAAGTGAAGCCAGCCGAGGCAGAGACAGCTGGAGCCATCATggccttctttctgtctctgggcCTGGCGCTGGGGGCTATCTTCTCCTTCCTGTTCCGGGCAATCGTGTGA
- the SLC29A1 gene encoding equilibrative nucleoside transporter 1 isoform X1, with amino-acid sequence MSPKKSLQQAPEGGSYQPGITKNAITMTTSHQPQDRYKAVWLIFFMLGLGTLLPWNFFMTATAYFTNRLDMSHNASLVPAEPSKDIQASASPSAPSPERNYLSAIFNNVMTLCAMLPLLLFTCLNSFLHQRIPQSVRILGSLVAILLVFLITAILVKVPLDAPPFFVITMIKIMFINSFGAILQGSLFGLAGLLPASYTAPIMSGQGLAGFFASVAMICAIASGSELSESAFGYFITACGVIILTIACYLGLPRLEFYRYYQQLKLEGPGEQETKLDLISKDPSTTCHPPGEESKAGQEEAGVSAPNSQPTNKSHSVCAILRNILVPALSVCFVFTITIGMFPAVAAEVKSSIAGTSAWRDYFIPVSCFLTFNIFDWLGRSLTAFTMWPGKDSRWLPILVLARLAFVPLLLLCNVHPRHNLAVVFEHDAWFIFFMAAFAFSNGYLASLCMCFGPKKVKPAEAETAGAIMAFFLSLGLALGAIFSFLFRAIV; translated from the exons ATGTCCCCTAAGAAGTCCCTGCAG caagcaccggaggGAGGAAGCTATCAGCCAGGCATAACCAAGAACGCCATCACCATGACAACCAGTCACCAGCCTCAGGACAG GTACAAAGCCGTCTGGCTTATCTTCTTCATGCTGGGTCTGGGGACGCTGCTGCCCTGGAATTTTTTCATGACAGCCACTGCG TATTTCACAAACCGCCTGGACATGTCCCACAATGCGTCCTTGGTCCCTGCTGAACCGAGCAAGGACATCCAGGCCTCGGCCAGCCCCTCAGCACCCTCGCCAGAGCGGAACTATCTCAGCGCCATCTTCAACAACGTCATGACCTTATGTGCCATGCTGCCCCTACTGCTGTTCACCTGCCTAAACTCCTTCCTGCATCAGAG GATCCCCCAGTCTGTGCGGATCCTGGGCAGCCTGGTGGCCATCCTGTTGGTGTTCCTGATCACTGCCATCCTGGTGAAGGTGCCCCTGGATGCTCCGCCCTTCTTTGTCATCACCATGATCAAGATCATGTTCATTAACT CGTTCGGTGCCATCCTGCAGGGCAGCCTGTTTGGCCTGGCCGGCCTCCTGCCCGCCAGCTACACAGCCCCCATCATGAGTGGTCAGGGCCTGGCAGGCTTCTTTGCCTCTGTGGCCATGATCTGCGCCATCGCCA GTGGCTCAGAGCTGTCGGAAAGTGCCTTCGGCTATTTTATCACAGCCTGTGGGGTTATCATTTTGACGATCGCCTGTTATCTGGGCCTGCCGAGGCTG GAATTCTACCGCTATTACCAGCAACTCAAGCTCGAAGGGCCTGGGGAGCAGGAGACCAAGCTGGACCTCATTAGCAAAG ATCCTTCCACAACCTGTCACCCCCCAGGAGAGGAGTCAAAAGCAGGCCAAGAGGAGGCTGGAGTTTCAGCCCCCAACTCTCAGCCCACCAACAAAAGCCACTCTGTCTGCGCCATCCTCAGAAAT ATCTTAGTCCCGGCGCTCTCCGTCTGCTTCGTCTTCACCATCACCATTGGGATGTTTCCTGCCGTGGCTGCTGAGGTCAAGTCCAGCATTGCGGGCACCAGCGCCTGGA GAGACTACTTCATTCCTGTGTCCTGTTTCTTGACTTTCAATATCTTTGACTGGCTGGGCCGGAGCCTCACAGCCTTCACCATGTGG cctgggaaggaCAGCCGCTGGCTGCCGATCCTGGTGCTGGCCCGGCTGGCCTTCGTGCCCCTGCTGCTGCTGTGTAACGTCCATCCCCGCCACAACCTGGCTGTGGTCTTTGAGCACGATGCCTGGTTCATCTTCTTCATGGCTGCCTTCGCCTTCTCCAACGGCTATCTCGCCAGTCTCTGCATGTGCTTTGGGCCCAA GAAAGTGAAGCCAGCCGAGGCAGAGACAGCTGGAGCCATCATggccttctttctgtctctgggcCTGGCGCTGGGGGCTATCTTCTCCTTCCTGTTCCGGGCAATCGTGTGA
- the MYMX gene encoding protein myomixer, with protein sequence MPTLLLPLLLRTLLARLLLPAARLARRHFLPLLRRLAHRLGSQDMREALLGCLLFVLSQRHPPDAGEASRVARLERRDRLASQK encoded by the coding sequence ATGCCCACTCTGCTGCTCCCGCTGCTGCTACGGACGCTGCTGGCCCGCCTGCTACTGCCTGCTGCCCGCCTGGCCCGCCGGCACTTCCTGCCCCTGCTGCGCCGGCTGGCCCACCGCCTGGGCTCTCAGGATATGCGAGAGGCTTTGCTGGGCTGTCTGTTGTTTGTCCTCAGCCAGAGACACCCGCCCGATGCTGGGGAGGCCTCCAGAGTGGCCCGCCTGGAGAGGAGGGACAGGCTAGCCTCCCAAAAATGA
- the SLC29A1 gene encoding equilibrative nucleoside transporter 1 isoform X3 produces the protein MTTSHQPQDRYKAVWLIFFMLGLGTLLPWNFFMTATAYFTNRLDMSHNASLVPAEPSKDIQASASPSAPSPERNYLSAIFNNVMTLCAMLPLLLFTCLNSFLHQRIPQSVRILGSLVAILLVFLITAILVKVPLDAPPFFVITMIKIMFINSFGAILQGSLFGLAGLLPASYTAPIMSGQGLAGFFASVAMICAIASGSELSESAFGYFITACGVIILTIACYLGLPRLEFYRYYQQLKLEGPGEQETKLDLISKDPSTTCHPPGEESKAGQEEAGVSAPNSQPTNKSHSVCAILRNILVPALSVCFVFTITIGMFPAVAAEVKSSIAGTSAWRDYFIPVSCFLTFNIFDWLGRSLTAFTMWPGKDSRWLPILVLARLAFVPLLLLCNVHPRHNLAVVFEHDAWFIFFMAAFAFSNGYLASLCMCFGPKKVKPAEAETAGAIMAFFLSLGLALGAIFSFLFRAIV, from the exons ATGACAACCAGTCACCAGCCTCAGGACAG GTACAAAGCCGTCTGGCTTATCTTCTTCATGCTGGGTCTGGGGACGCTGCTGCCCTGGAATTTTTTCATGACAGCCACTGCG TATTTCACAAACCGCCTGGACATGTCCCACAATGCGTCCTTGGTCCCTGCTGAACCGAGCAAGGACATCCAGGCCTCGGCCAGCCCCTCAGCACCCTCGCCAGAGCGGAACTATCTCAGCGCCATCTTCAACAACGTCATGACCTTATGTGCCATGCTGCCCCTACTGCTGTTCACCTGCCTAAACTCCTTCCTGCATCAGAG GATCCCCCAGTCTGTGCGGATCCTGGGCAGCCTGGTGGCCATCCTGTTGGTGTTCCTGATCACTGCCATCCTGGTGAAGGTGCCCCTGGATGCTCCGCCCTTCTTTGTCATCACCATGATCAAGATCATGTTCATTAACT CGTTCGGTGCCATCCTGCAGGGCAGCCTGTTTGGCCTGGCCGGCCTCCTGCCCGCCAGCTACACAGCCCCCATCATGAGTGGTCAGGGCCTGGCAGGCTTCTTTGCCTCTGTGGCCATGATCTGCGCCATCGCCA GTGGCTCAGAGCTGTCGGAAAGTGCCTTCGGCTATTTTATCACAGCCTGTGGGGTTATCATTTTGACGATCGCCTGTTATCTGGGCCTGCCGAGGCTG GAATTCTACCGCTATTACCAGCAACTCAAGCTCGAAGGGCCTGGGGAGCAGGAGACCAAGCTGGACCTCATTAGCAAAG ATCCTTCCACAACCTGTCACCCCCCAGGAGAGGAGTCAAAAGCAGGCCAAGAGGAGGCTGGAGTTTCAGCCCCCAACTCTCAGCCCACCAACAAAAGCCACTCTGTCTGCGCCATCCTCAGAAAT ATCTTAGTCCCGGCGCTCTCCGTCTGCTTCGTCTTCACCATCACCATTGGGATGTTTCCTGCCGTGGCTGCTGAGGTCAAGTCCAGCATTGCGGGCACCAGCGCCTGGA GAGACTACTTCATTCCTGTGTCCTGTTTCTTGACTTTCAATATCTTTGACTGGCTGGGCCGGAGCCTCACAGCCTTCACCATGTGG cctgggaaggaCAGCCGCTGGCTGCCGATCCTGGTGCTGGCCCGGCTGGCCTTCGTGCCCCTGCTGCTGCTGTGTAACGTCCATCCCCGCCACAACCTGGCTGTGGTCTTTGAGCACGATGCCTGGTTCATCTTCTTCATGGCTGCCTTCGCCTTCTCCAACGGCTATCTCGCCAGTCTCTGCATGTGCTTTGGGCCCAA GAAAGTGAAGCCAGCCGAGGCAGAGACAGCTGGAGCCATCATggccttctttctgtctctgggcCTGGCGCTGGGGGCTATCTTCTCCTTCCTGTTCCGGGCAATCGTGTGA